The Leclercia sp. S52 genome has a segment encoding these proteins:
- the dppA gene encoding dipeptide ABC transporter periplasmic-binding protein DppA, translating to MSISLKKSGMLKLGLSLVAMTVAAGVQAKTLVYCSEGSPEGFNPQLFTSGTTYDASSVPIYNRLVEFKTGTTEVIPGLAEKWEISEDGKTYTFHLRPGVKWQDSKEFKPTRDLNADDVVFSFDRQKNAQNPYHKVSGGSYEYFEGMGLPDLISEIKKVDDNTVQFVLTRPEAPFLADLAMDFASILSKEYADNMLKAGTPEKVDLNPIGTGPFQLQQYQKDSRILYKAFEGFWGTKPQIDRLVFSITPDASVRYAKLQKNECQVMPYPNPADIARMKQDKNINLLEQAGLNVGYLSFNTEKKPFDDVKVRQALTYAVNKEAIIKAVYQGAGVAAKNLIPPTMWGYNDDVKDYSYDPEKAKALLKEAGQDKGFTVELWAMPVQRPYNPNARRMAEMVQADWAKIGVQAKIVTYEWGEYLKRAKAGEHQAVMMGWTGDNGDPDNFFATLFSCAAAKDGSNYSRWCYKPFEDLIQPARAAEDHNKRIELYKQAQVVMHDQAPALIVAHSTVYEPVRKEVKGYVVDPLGKHHFENVSVE from the coding sequence ATGAGTATTTCCTTGAAGAAGTCAGGGATGCTGAAGCTTGGTCTGAGCCTGGTGGCCATGACCGTCGCAGCAGGCGTACAGGCAAAAACCCTGGTCTACTGTTCTGAAGGCTCGCCGGAAGGCTTTAACCCACAGCTCTTTACCTCTGGTACGACGTACGACGCCAGCTCTGTACCCATTTATAACCGTCTGGTTGAATTCAAAACCGGCACCACGGAAGTTATTCCGGGTCTGGCTGAGAAGTGGGAAATCAGCGAAGACGGTAAAACCTATACCTTCCACCTGCGTCCTGGCGTGAAGTGGCAGGACAGCAAAGAGTTCAAACCAACGCGCGATCTGAATGCAGACGACGTGGTGTTCTCCTTCGATCGTCAGAAGAATGCCCAGAACCCGTACCATAAAGTCTCTGGCGGCAGCTATGAGTACTTCGAAGGGATGGGCCTGCCAGACCTGATCAGCGAAATCAAAAAAGTGGACGACAACACCGTTCAGTTCGTGCTGACTCGTCCTGAAGCACCGTTCCTGGCTGACCTGGCCATGGACTTCGCCTCTATTCTGTCAAAAGAATATGCTGACAACATGCTGAAAGCCGGCACGCCGGAGAAAGTTGACCTGAACCCAATCGGTACCGGTCCATTCCAGCTGCAGCAGTATCAGAAAGACTCCCGTATTCTCTACAAAGCGTTCGAAGGTTTCTGGGGCACCAAGCCGCAGATCGACCGTCTGGTCTTCTCCATCACGCCTGACGCCTCCGTGCGTTACGCCAAGCTGCAGAAGAACGAGTGCCAGGTGATGCCGTACCCGAACCCGGCTGACATCGCGCGCATGAAGCAGGACAAAAACATCAACCTGCTGGAGCAGGCGGGTCTGAACGTCGGCTATCTCTCCTTCAACACCGAGAAGAAACCGTTTGATGACGTGAAAGTGCGTCAGGCGCTGACCTACGCGGTGAACAAAGAAGCGATCATCAAGGCCGTTTATCAGGGCGCTGGCGTTGCCGCGAAGAACCTGATCCCACCAACCATGTGGGGCTACAACGACGATGTGAAAGACTACAGCTACGATCCTGAGAAAGCGAAAGCGCTGCTGAAAGAAGCCGGCCAGGATAAAGGCTTTACCGTTGAGCTGTGGGCGATGCCAGTACAGCGTCCTTACAACCCGAACGCGCGCCGTATGGCCGAGATGGTTCAGGCTGACTGGGCGAAAATCGGCGTTCAGGCCAAGATCGTGACCTACGAGTGGGGCGAGTACCTGAAGCGTGCTAAAGCCGGTGAGCACCAGGCGGTGATGATGGGCTGGACCGGCGATAATGGGGATCCGGATAACTTCTTCGCGACCCTGTTCAGCTGCGCCGCGGCGAAAGACGGTTCTAACTACTCTCGCTGGTGTTACAAGCCGTTTGAAGATCTGATTCAGCCAGCGCGTGCTGCAGAAGATCACAACAAACGTATCGAACTGTACAAACAGGCTCAGGTTGTGATGCATGACCAGGCGCCAGCACTGATCGTGGCTCACTCAACCGTGTATGAGCCAGTGCGTAAAGAAGTTAAAGGCTATGTGGTTGATCCACTGGGCAAACACCACTTCGAAAACGTGTCTGTTGAATAA
- the dppC gene encoding dipeptide ABC transporter permease DppC produces MSHVSENKVVAAPVPMTPLQEFWHYFKRNKGAVVGLVYVTIMILIAVFANVLAPYNPADQFRDMLLAPPAWQEGGTFAHLLGTDDVGRDVLSRLMYGARLSLLVGCLVVVLSLVLGVVLGLVAGYFGGLVDNTIMRIVDIMLALPSLLLALVLVAIFGPSIGNAALALTFVALPHYVRLTRAAVLVEVNRDYVTASRVAGAGAMRQMFVNILPNCLAPLIVQASLGFSNAILDMAALGFLGMGAQPPTPEWGTMLSDVLQFAQSAWWVVTFPGLAILLTVLAFNLMGDGLRDALDPKLKQ; encoded by the coding sequence ATGTCACACGTTTCTGAAAACAAAGTTGTCGCTGCACCGGTGCCAATGACGCCGCTGCAGGAGTTCTGGCACTACTTCAAACGCAACAAAGGCGCGGTTGTCGGTCTGGTGTATGTCACCATCATGATCCTTATCGCCGTATTTGCCAACGTGCTGGCGCCGTATAACCCGGCGGACCAGTTCCGCGACATGCTGCTGGCACCGCCGGCCTGGCAGGAGGGCGGAACATTCGCCCACCTGTTAGGTACCGACGACGTAGGCCGCGATGTGCTGTCGCGTCTGATGTACGGTGCGCGTCTCTCTCTGCTGGTGGGCTGTCTGGTGGTCGTGCTCTCGCTGGTCCTAGGGGTTGTTCTCGGCCTGGTCGCGGGTTACTTCGGCGGTCTGGTGGATAATACCATCATGCGTATTGTCGACATCATGCTGGCCCTGCCGAGCCTGCTGCTGGCGCTGGTACTGGTGGCGATCTTTGGCCCGTCAATCGGCAACGCCGCTCTGGCCCTGACCTTCGTGGCGCTTCCTCACTACGTGCGATTAACCCGTGCGGCGGTGCTGGTGGAAGTGAACCGTGACTACGTTACTGCGTCTCGCGTGGCGGGTGCGGGCGCGATGCGTCAGATGTTCGTCAATATTCTTCCAAACTGCCTTGCGCCGCTGATTGTTCAGGCGTCGCTCGGTTTCTCTAACGCCATTCTCGATATGGCCGCTCTTGGCTTCCTTGGCATGGGTGCGCAACCGCCAACACCGGAGTGGGGCACCATGCTCTCCGACGTGTTGCAGTTCGCGCAAAGCGCCTGGTGGGTTGTGACCTTCCCGGGTCTGGCGATCCTCCTGACGGTGCTGGCATTTAACCTGATGGGTGATGGTCTGCGTGATGCACTTGATCCCAAACTGAAGCAGTAA
- the dppB gene encoding dipeptide ABC transporter permease DppB, whose protein sequence is MLQFILRRLGLVIPTFIGITLLTFAFVHMIPGDPVMIMAGERGISPERHAQLLAELGLDKPMWQQYLHYIWGVMHGDLGISLKSRLPVWEEFVPRFKATLELGVCAMIFAVAVGIPVGVLAAVKRGSIFDHTAVGLALTGYSMPIFWWGMMLIMLVSVQWNLTPVSGRVSDMVFLDDSNPLTGFMLIDTAIWGEEGNFIDALAHMILPAMVLGTIPLAVIVRMTRSSMLEVLGEDYIRTARAKGLTRMRVIIVHALRNAMLPVVTVIGLQVGTLLAGAILTETIFSWPGLGRWLIDALQRRDYPVVQGGVLLVATMIILVNLLVDLLYGVVNPRIRHKK, encoded by the coding sequence ATGTTGCAGTTCATCCTCCGACGTCTGGGACTTGTTATCCCCACGTTTATCGGTATCACCCTTCTCACCTTTGCCTTCGTCCATATGATCCCCGGTGACCCGGTCATGATTATGGCGGGTGAGCGTGGAATTTCTCCTGAACGTCATGCGCAGCTGTTAGCCGAACTGGGGCTGGATAAGCCGATGTGGCAGCAGTATCTCCACTATATCTGGGGGGTGATGCATGGTGATTTAGGTATTTCGCTGAAAAGCCGTCTGCCGGTGTGGGAAGAGTTCGTACCACGATTTAAAGCAACGCTGGAACTCGGTGTCTGCGCCATGATTTTTGCCGTCGCCGTGGGTATCCCGGTGGGCGTGCTGGCTGCGGTAAAACGTGGCTCTATCTTCGATCATACCGCCGTTGGCCTGGCGCTGACCGGCTACTCCATGCCTATCTTCTGGTGGGGCATGATGCTGATCATGCTGGTATCGGTGCAGTGGAACCTGACCCCCGTCTCCGGACGCGTCAGCGATATGGTCTTCCTCGATGACTCCAACCCGCTGACCGGCTTTATGCTGATCGACACGGCCATCTGGGGTGAAGAGGGCAACTTTATCGATGCGCTGGCGCATATGATCCTGCCAGCCATGGTGCTGGGTACGATCCCGCTGGCGGTTATCGTGCGTATGACCCGTTCTTCGATGCTGGAAGTGCTGGGTGAGGATTACATCCGTACCGCCCGCGCCAAAGGCCTGACCCGCATGCGGGTGATCATCGTTCATGCTCTGCGTAACGCCATGCTGCCGGTCGTCACGGTTATCGGCCTGCAGGTGGGGACGTTGTTGGCAGGGGCGATCCTGACCGAAACCATCTTCTCCTGGCCGGGCCTGGGGCGCTGGCTGATTGACGCACTGCAACGCCGTGATTATCCGGTGGTGCAGGGCGGTGTACTGCTGGTGGCGACGATGATTATCCTCGTCAACCTGCTGGTCGATTTGCTGTACGGCGTGGTGAACCCGCGTATTCGTCATAAGAAGTAA